Within Geotrypetes seraphini chromosome 13, aGeoSer1.1, whole genome shotgun sequence, the genomic segment GGACAAAACAATTGGACCCCTAATAATGCAGTAGTGGGGGCAGGGAAAAGAGGACAAATCCTGCTAAAAGCAAACACATTACAGACCTATAGACACAGTAGAACACCTGTCACAATAATAGAAACTGAACTGCAAGATATAagagatgcacatttcccaaagctctTGCAACACTGTTTCTAAGATGCTTAAACTCAGTTCTCTTTCACCTTCATACTTTACTTATCCATTATGTACAATAATTAtgccaaagacctcagaaacacccctcctccatcccattacAGATCTTATTTTCCGGGGAGGACAATGTGTTAAATCCTCACTGGTCTAGGCTCAATTTTTAatttcccaaagctgacatattTACAATTAAAAAAGCAACACTTTTTTTTCACCTTTACGAATTGCTTTAGTCCCAGTGTCTCTTTTCAGAGTCTCCTGTCATTTTGACAATTCTTctctatggcctagattcactaagcttacagATCGTGTCTCGAccactagattcactaaagagaaggaagaacaccgactgggctggccaatcaaaaaaaaaccaacccaatgTTGAGAACCAGTCACAACTGTCCTTGTCGACTCTCATGCTCTCTCAAAGGACTGTGCGCTGGGGCTCTGCCGCACTGCAAGTGCAGGTTCATCTGTTCAGTTCACTTTTGCAACCCATCTTTTATTAATAGGGAAgacaggacaaatgtcaggaagttttgcttcacacagcgagtggtggacgcttggaatgctctcccggaggaggttgtgaccgagaccaccattctaggttttaagggcaagttggatgcgcaCCTTCTTGAAAATCACATTGAGGATACGGGTAAACATGGTaatcatcagggaacacctagcttagcctccgcttgtgcgggtcgctggactagatggacctaaggtctgatccggtgaaggcatttcttatgttcttatctgaaatGCAAGTTGCTTTTCTACAGGTTACACATTGAAATCATAGCTGTcttcctaggggggggggggggtaaaattttatttctatgaGTGTCTCCAGGGAAGATGTTCCGTAGacctctgccgccctgaaatcctgctctctgctgccaaagcgcagtgtgagcccgtggttttaacctgcgggttaaaagcaTGTTCTTTTACATAAAAAATCTGAAAGCGTTTAAAAAATGAAACTTTTGCTCATTATCTGAAAAttagaacctttttttttttattcttttgggtCAGCAagtactgcagccacccctctccCTTTGTGTTGACTTTGAAGACCAAATGCATGTATGGATCGCATCCAGAGCCAAGcaggatggtctgtgcatgcgtccaatcagatcatttgcatggggGCTCTTTAGTGAATCCGTCACCCGGCAAGACTCAGCCATGGATTGGATCGGAAAGGTGAGGTTAGTGAATATAGGCCTATATCCGCTATTCATTTTTCTTTTGTGTCCCCGAACCTATCCTCCCCTCCAGTTCCAAGACGGTCTTCCATAGTCTGTATTTcttctctgtgtccctatccctcACAATGTCTAGCTttcccccctctcttcccttcctcctgcagCCCCACCCGTGGCTCAGCCTCTTTCTCTTTGTCATCCACAAATCTCCCAGTCCAGTATTTCTTTCCCCTGCTCTCTCTACCcgggtccaacatttctcccctccctcctctccaggcctctctctttctctcttcagtCCTACATCTCCCCCATTTTCTTTGCTCCAGGCTTCTCTCTCCGTCCTCTAATTCCCCCCTCAGTTCCAGCATCTCAGCCTCTGGGAGTCCAGGATATCCAGCGTCTCTTTACTCTTCTCCCTTGTTTCTCCCCCAACCCGCAGGGGCCCAGCCTTTTTTTGCATCTCATCTCCCATCCATCCATTTCCTCTTATGTGTCCTTGAAGTGATTTGTACGAcaaatgtaaatgttttattttgtatattaatatgtaactcgcTCTGGATAAGGGCGGAGAAACAAACCAACCCTGTAGGGGCCCAACCTCTctctgcacccccctccccctgcagtcctgAAAATGTTCATGGATTGTCAGCAGAGAAAGTGATTGAAagcctgcttctgccttttctgTGCCACAAGTGTTTTTAGAACCATTGGGAAGGGGGCATGAGACACTGCAGGCGAGGTCCCGATTGCTAACGTTTGTGGGGAGTGAAGGAGAATTCACTACTGTAGGCAACCCCTACCCTGGGTGGCCCTGGGTATTTTGCTGGGCTCACTCAATGGTAGTTAGGCCCTGACCTGGACATTTCCATTTTGTTTTCTGCAAACTAAGGCTTCACAGCTCTTATAAAACTGCACAGTGGTTATAAATTTGGAAAAGGGGCATTATCACTGAAGTGTACCTTTATACATACATGTCGTTCTTCCTGGGGGGAGGGGTACCTTGGGTAAAATTTCAGAGCAGGTTTAATTTTGTGCAAATTTCAGCAGTTCTGGGGTTGATTATAGCTACTTACTTTAAATGGGAGCCTAAGTTGGCTTTTGCTCTTTCGCTCTTCACTGAAAATGGAAGTTTATCAATAGTGCTGTGCTGAAGAGCAGCCTGGCCCTGTCTGTTCAGTCATGCAGTGAGCACTCGGTACTTTGCAAGACCCGGTGAACTGATTTCAGGGCATGCTGGGAGCTGTACAaagttgggtttctgccaggtacctgtgacctggattggccactgctggaaacaggaaactgggctagatggactattggtctaaacccagtatggctgttcctaTGTAAGAGTCGAGAAGTCCTCAAACCAGTAACAGCACTAGCAAAAGCGAAGGAGGCCAACTAGACATTAAAATAGCAGCAAACATACAGGTAGCCACTCTGAAGTGGAGATGGGCTGACTTACATTCAccacctttaaaaaaaatgagaATTAAGGCAACAGCTAAGGCAAAGCCTCTTCCAACCCTTCAGACACATTTCTCTTGGcagtcttttgttttgttttattagcaGCAAAAGAACAGAAAGAGTCTTGAGGTATGTTTTCCTTGAGTTAGAAGCAGTCAATTCTGCACTGGATAGAGGTAAACTGTCGTCACAGAATGTCGTCTCCTCAGAATCCTGCTGACAACTGTCTTGCTAATGTGCTTTTGActggaaacacaagaaaagaaaacactGGAATCAGTCCATACAAACATTTTGACATGGTGGGCCAAGAGCACATGGATGGAGCGTTTGTGTGaactaatataaattaaatgtaaacATCATAACATAAAAGGTTTTGGTCTTTAAAAGGTAGCAAAGCATGAAAACGTAAGGCTTATTGTTCAAAACgaatgcacatgatcatctctcccttcctctccttcaccccaattcttcctctttcattccccttccccacatgtgcagcatcttttttcccctctcacccatccccttgtgccttccctcagCAACatatttctatccctccatccctcccattcccctgtgcagcagaacactTACCCAGCTTCCATCTTCCCCTccgtccctcccatcccttgtgcagcaaaaccgttgcccagcttccatcttccctcccatccttcatgcagcagaacccttgcccagcttccatccttccagtctgtcccagtattgcaactcttatattcttatgtagatTGGGAGTCCTCTTGTACCTACCGTACCTGAATATTCACCACTTCAACATGTTTCAGGCTTGTAATGTAAACATTTACCTATTAAGTCACCAACATAAAGATCCCACAGCAGAAACAAAACTGAACCTTCCTTCCTAGGTATGGAAAGGTTTTCTAAATTACTGTTTGTGAAGAGTGATGAGAGAGTGAGGATTTTACCTTCAATGTGTTTTGTTTCTCTTCGAATCCTAGCAAAGATACAGTTTTCTTCCTGCGAGATGAGAAGCCAATGTTGGCTGCAGATAAGTGTTTTGGCTTCTCTGGTCGGAAGTAGGTGCTAAggctttttctctttttctcatcCTCCACAGGTATAGAAGTCAGTTGTATAGCTTTAGCTGTGCTGGCTGATGTTCCACAGTTTTCCAGCTGCTGCTGGGAGGATTTCCGAGAGTCGGTAAACTCTGTTCGTTTGAGTCTGGTGTCTGACGGAGTGACTCCATTTACAACATGTTCTGAGAAAGACTGAGCCTTTGAAGGAGAGGGCAAGGACTTCCCTGGCTCCGTaacacagtttcttttgtggTGTGAAGAGCTGTGGAAGCAGCTGGAAGACAGTTTGCGCTTTCGAGGAGAAACTTCAGTGTCCTGATTGTCCCCTTCTTTTCCCCTGGAGGAGCGGCTGGATTTGGTGGAAGGCAGTTTGCTGAAtgatggggagggggtgttggcTGGGAGAGGAGAGGTCATGGCCTGGCTCCCCCCTGCGCAGTCTGCTTGGCTGCATGCAGCCGCTACATGGGGAGAGCAGGCCACATAGCTCACTGCAGCACGGGTCCTTGCTTCCTTGACAATACACGAAGGAGAAGTTCTTGCAGGGGAACCACCAGAAACAGAGCAGGAGTTACCGTTCTCAGAACTGGGGGCAACAGAACATCCTGGTACTGTGGGAACTTGGAGGTCAGCTGCTGGAGGTATTTTTCTGTATATTTCAAGCAAACAACAACATTCATTAGAAAATGCTTTTCTCCCCATTTCATATCTTAGCTGCATTACCTATCAGAGCTACAGTATATGGGTGCGTCTGACTAGGTTCGTATTATGAATTTCACTTACACCTTTAATACTGCACTGCCATGCTTATAGATTGTAAAGCATCTGCCGGAACCATCCAATGCCAAAtaatctctcttccttctgcttgGTGTCAGCAAGCACATGTAACTTGAGACAAGTCTCAGATTTTGATGGTACACCAACTTACTTCCACATATGAGAACTCAGGTGCCGCTCCAACATGGAACTGAATGCAGAACAGAAGCGGTCAAATCGTCTGTTAAACAAATAACATCCCAAGCCAACTAGCCGGCTCCCAAACGTACAGTGCTGTGAGGGAAAATAAAGTGAAGAACTCATGTCAGCTCATGCAGAGCTTGATTTCTGCTTCACTGTGTGTTTTCCGGCAGCCCACTCCACCTGTTGATTCCCACAACACCCTTCAATCCTAGTTTCACTTCTTCCCAAATCTACCTGGAGATTTCTAAGGACTCCAGCATTGCATACTTAGGTCCCCAAAatgaaggggaaaaaaatcagTCTAAACCTgtctttttagtttatttttgaagGAGGCCTTGGCCATGCCTGGGACTCTGAAGTTTTTCTGAACCCCCATCCCACTCCATTTCTTTCTTCTGTTCTTGTAAACCACCATGTTTTGCTTTCAGGCATCAATGGTTGACCTGTGGTCCAGAATGGAACTCCATCACTTCTTTTGAATTTCCAGAACCAAACCAGGTGCCTGGTCTGCTCCGGTCCCTCTTTGTAAGGGAATCAGCCTGGAGAACAGCAGTTCTCCCTTTAATCCAGACCCTCTTCAGTTCAGTCAGGACTCAGGAGTGTGCTTGTATATTTGTATTGTGTACCcagtagactagagaatgacattggaacacatttgtccccgtccccacaggaactcaattttcccattccgttcctgcgagttttgttgctgtccctgtccctgtcccattcctgaaagctctgccttaactgcacaagcctcgaacaacaattttaaagtgtttgagacttgtgcagatgaggacagagcttataggaatgagttcccgcggggacgggaaaaaatttgtccccgagtCCTTCTCAAGTATACAGTTCACACCAGTCCCTGgctcatttcctccccctccgCAGTTTGTCTCCTAATTAAGCCCTAAGCACCAGAGATGGAATAGCTTACAAAGCCCCACAGTGGCCACTACAGCCTGAACAATGCCAGGCCAAACCCTGTATACTGATAAATCTATTCATAAATGTCTTCTTTCCTCGTCCCAGGCTGATTCAGCCTCTGGAGACAGACTTACTGCCTGtggttgtggtggctgccttaCGTAAGGgcactccagcctctccaattCATCTGGCGTTTCTTCTTCACTCTCCTCGCTAGGACTGGCAAATAGATGGAGAAGCCCAGCCTCTGCTTCGCAGGGTGAGGGAACCTCCTGCTCCAAGTCACTATCTGAGGAAATCCTGTAAGAGCAGAAAGGGTAAGAAACATCTCCAGCCACCTTCTCCCCCTTCTACATCagtcctgtccccccacctttttGGCATCCTTCTCTTCCTTCCACCTGCCCTATTAATTCTGCTTCCACTCCATTTCTTTAAAGCGGAGGTCACTAATGTAACACGATTCCTAAACTCCAGACCTCAGAAGTGACTTGTTTCACACGAGATCAATTTCCTCATGGCTGCTTTGCATCATCATCGGTCCAAAATAAGCCTGGAAAGTTTGTACTACAAACACTCTGCTTATAATGATATCTTTACATTTTCAAAAGCACAATGAAAACTTAGCTTAAGACAAGGATCCtgtcccgacatgggccatgtttcgtgaGATCACTTGCTGCTTCAGGCAGCGCCCGTTCTCTCTGACATTTACACTTTTACGCATCTGCTTCGACTTTTCCAACAATAAACTACAACCACCACTCAATTTACCTGGGATTCCAACATTAATGCAGAGCCAAAAAGACCCCTATAGATTTTACATTCTCAACAGGAAATTGATCAAAGACCTTCAGGCACCCACAACATTTCCATCTTTTGCACATCAAATTCAGCACCAGCCAGGTAtttaccagggctgtggagttggagtcagagtcagaactggaaaaatgtattgacttgactccagcttcaaaataaaaacttacaaCATTGCAGCGGTTGGTAAATTTATCATTCCTTTTtcatttagggcaggggtgggcaactctggtcctcgagggctggaatccagtcgggttttcaggatttccccaatgaatatgcattgaaagcagtgcatgcaaatagatctcattgcatattcattgaggaaatcctaaaaacccgactggattccggcccttaaggaccggagttgcccacccctgatttagggcCTTTGTTCAAacttcaaataaatatattttgctGTAGTGTGCAGAGATAGACAACAGAAAAATCACTCAGAAAGTAATTATTCTGGACTCATTTCAAATAGGATTAACTGCAACCAAAGTCCCTCTGATTCTATATAATTACTGTCTTATTCAAAAGAAGGTTGGCAAAGTAtgattataaattattttattagatAACAAAAATACTTAGACATCTGGCATGCaagtaataaaaaaaagttacaaaatcTTCTAATGATTAGTGATCTATcagagtgtttctcaacttggtcctggagttcccccttgccagtcaggttttcaggatatccacaatgaatatgcatgaaagaaatttgcaaatggaggcagcatatgcaaatcaagtttatacatattcattgtggatatcctgaaaacctggtctattAGTCTTAATTTTGTACATAAAGAAATATGCTGTTTCTGTAATTAGTCAAAGTTCTCTTAGATTTACTATAAATATTAAGAGTCAAACAACAGCAAAATagaggaggcagagctgaaggtTGATTACTGACTCCACAAACCTGgcatttatttcatttcataaGATATAAGGTAGTCCACTGAGGAACCAAAACTGCACAtcaggatggaccatttgggtctttacctgccctcatttactatgttatatcaGCAGCCTAAAAAAAAG encodes:
- the ATXN7L2 gene encoding ataxin-7-like protein 2 isoform X2, which produces MAVRGRAAAVMAALDRRAPSLDEFAGQSWSSWVQRADLAAGSDLEDGRKTGKKVDAMTLIKEDMSIFGHCPAHDDFYLVVCNQCSQVVKPQAFQKHCERRHGALSKLYGRAHTTLSSRRDQVLNGEIPTCRRHGEKPPRERAHGARIRNLQPERQENPAKENVRLFMPVVNLEKIPSLPKPAGHGFKLNPKSSTSPPAGPLLMNSEESSPNECLVPAMPSARAEASSPTKPGAGVMLDVLQRREECFPASLRKECDLNRQCGVLNPDTKRVCTRLITCKIHSVHQRREVQGRAKDFDVLVAELKTSARNSEPSKEKSTVWKDCVSERLLQEASVLTSVASLSSTTACQLKPPHALHRISSDSDLEQEVPSPCEAEAGLLHLFASPSEESEEETPDELERLECPYVRQPPQPQAHCTFGSRLVGLGCYLFNRRFDRFCSAFSSMLERHLSSHMWKKIPPAADLQVPTVPGCSVAPSSENGNSCSVSGGSPARTSPSCIVKEARTRAAVSYVACSPHVAAACSQADCAGGSQAMTSPLPANTPSPSFSKLPSTKSSRSSRGKEGDNQDTEVSPRKRKLSSSCFHSSSHHKRNCVTEPGKSLPSPSKAQSFSEHVVNGVTPSDTRLKRTEFTDSRKSSQQQLENCGTSASTAKAIQLTSIPVEDEKKRKSLSTYFRPEKPKHLSAANIGFSSRRKKTVSLLGFEEKQNTLKSKAH